From a region of the Bremerella alba genome:
- the hemP gene encoding hemin uptake protein HemP has protein sequence MHRSYDGMGGTQVTDRPTANPNVDEQRQTAIVSGDLLQGRRQVWINHDGTLYCLKATSNGRLYLTK, from the coding sequence ATGCATCGAAGCTATGATGGCATGGGCGGTACTCAAGTGACCGACCGCCCCACTGCCAACCCTAACGTAGATGAACAGCGTCAAACGGCAATTGTCTCAGGCGACCTCCTGCAAGGCCGCCGACAAGTGTGGATTAATCATGACGGGACGCTCTATTGTTTGAAAGCGACCTCCAATGGTCGCCTGTATTTAACGAAATAA
- a CDS encoding CHASE domain-containing protein, producing MTGQWVPGDTRHWLSGADVQTNRHLLRNVAEIVGTVMLAEVISMLVLPLVAPQWPLFSLRLLGMAVTLLIAAPIIIFRLITVWGRRPSPETSLVSSGVMKPVGLVLACGVTLTGFIAYWMACESHRQSEVAFDALSERIKTEVARRMNEFEDGLRALRGLHEASEELTLQEFREYCRVVDPKVYFQGAMGQGFIRSVQKDNSGPFVAWAQENLGEDFQIKTAGSLDEHDDYFVICHIEPYAENQAARGLDVGSETNRRVAAEKARATGVPTLTAKINLVQDQLNHNGFLYYLAVYQTGVPLETAQQREAAFLGWVYMPITSELALDGILLSGDGKVDVEVYDTMAIDLSNKLFCGHGFHFEDEEQGHQYVPVFSKSYPLSFGGRRWTVQINSNPNFDTSGLFLRPIFTTVFGATLTILFAMMVWNLGTSRLRAIQLAESMTVDLKAAKEEAEEGFRRFNTIFENVPVGVNLLDVDGCVLDTNPAGLELWEAESQEELRGISILDQLPKQAHNLVIRSLCDAMTGHPCCVEFQMTGLRGTNRLIELHAVVFENPTLQYKKTYLLAALRDVTVQRQAEANLREAREKAEGANQSKSEFLANMSHEIRTPMTAILGYTDLLADYSQPNVVEPERKEYIDTIRRNGEHLLAIINDILDLSKIEAGKMTVESVPMRLDSLVRDVMDLMHVKASAKGLALDSIIENKIPMIIHSDPIRLRQILVNLLGNAIKFTEIGRVRLRVCYVKSENSLRLSVEDTGIGMSEDQLGKLFQAFVQADNSTARRFGGTGLGLRISKRLAQILGGDINVTSEPNAGSVFSLSLSIEKIDENNWLTPDEACSAAAQKKTGLDESTKLSTVALKGMRILLAEDGPDNVRLISFHLRKAGAEVVTVENGKLTIEQVTQDGTIDGPLEVPARFDVILTDMQMPEMDGYQSTQLLRDKGCTLPIVALTAHAMAGDLQKCLDAGCSSYTTKPIDRKRLIEVLQQYHPEAMSATT from the coding sequence ATGACTGGGCAATGGGTGCCTGGCGATACGAGACATTGGTTGTCCGGGGCAGACGTGCAGACGAACAGACATCTACTGCGAAACGTGGCAGAAATTGTCGGCACGGTAATGCTGGCGGAAGTCATCTCGATGCTCGTGTTGCCTCTGGTGGCCCCGCAATGGCCGTTGTTTTCTTTGCGCCTGCTGGGAATGGCCGTCACTCTGCTTATTGCCGCTCCGATTATTATCTTTCGACTGATAACCGTTTGGGGACGGAGACCGTCTCCTGAAACGTCACTGGTCTCATCCGGCGTGATGAAGCCAGTGGGTTTAGTCCTCGCTTGTGGCGTCACGCTGACCGGTTTCATCGCCTACTGGATGGCCTGCGAGTCGCATCGCCAATCGGAAGTCGCCTTCGATGCGTTGAGCGAACGGATCAAAACGGAAGTTGCTCGGCGGATGAACGAATTCGAGGACGGACTAAGAGCCCTGCGTGGTCTGCACGAGGCAAGCGAAGAACTCACTCTGCAAGAATTCCGCGAATATTGCCGAGTGGTCGATCCTAAGGTGTACTTTCAAGGGGCCATGGGCCAGGGCTTCATTCGAAGTGTCCAGAAAGATAACTCCGGCCCGTTCGTGGCTTGGGCTCAGGAGAATCTAGGCGAAGACTTTCAAATCAAAACGGCAGGTAGCTTGGACGAGCATGACGATTATTTCGTGATCTGTCACATCGAGCCGTATGCCGAAAATCAAGCGGCCAGAGGACTGGACGTCGGTTCGGAGACCAATCGGCGCGTGGCCGCAGAAAAAGCTCGCGCGACCGGTGTGCCGACCCTGACCGCCAAAATTAATCTGGTTCAGGACCAACTGAATCACAATGGATTTCTGTACTATCTGGCCGTTTATCAGACCGGCGTTCCGCTCGAAACAGCCCAGCAGCGTGAAGCCGCGTTTTTGGGTTGGGTCTACATGCCGATTACGTCGGAGTTAGCCCTGGACGGTATTCTCCTCTCAGGCGACGGCAAGGTGGACGTCGAAGTTTACGACACGATGGCCATCGATCTTTCTAATAAGCTGTTTTGCGGTCATGGCTTTCACTTTGAAGACGAGGAGCAAGGGCACCAATACGTGCCGGTATTCTCCAAGTCTTATCCTTTAAGCTTTGGTGGTCGGCGGTGGACCGTGCAGATCAACAGCAACCCTAATTTCGATACTAGCGGTCTCTTTCTACGTCCGATTTTTACGACGGTGTTCGGGGCTACGTTGACCATCCTCTTCGCGATGATGGTATGGAACCTGGGCACGTCGCGGCTACGGGCCATCCAACTGGCCGAGTCGATGACCGTTGACCTCAAGGCTGCCAAAGAGGAAGCCGAAGAAGGCTTTCGGCGGTTTAACACCATCTTTGAAAATGTACCGGTGGGAGTGAATCTACTGGACGTCGATGGGTGTGTCCTAGATACCAATCCGGCCGGTCTGGAACTGTGGGAGGCTGAGTCCCAGGAAGAACTTCGTGGTATCTCGATCCTCGATCAGTTGCCCAAGCAAGCGCACAATCTGGTCATTCGTAGTTTGTGCGATGCCATGACAGGGCATCCCTGTTGTGTTGAATTCCAAATGACAGGACTTCGTGGAACCAACCGCTTGATCGAATTGCATGCGGTCGTGTTCGAGAATCCCACGCTTCAGTACAAGAAAACGTACCTCTTGGCGGCTCTGCGCGACGTTACCGTGCAGCGTCAAGCGGAGGCCAATCTTCGCGAAGCACGCGAAAAGGCGGAGGGAGCCAATCAAAGTAAGAGCGAGTTCCTTGCCAACATGAGCCACGAAATCCGGACACCCATGACGGCGATCTTGGGGTATACCGATCTTTTGGCAGATTATAGTCAGCCCAATGTTGTGGAGCCCGAGCGGAAGGAATACATCGATACCATTCGCCGCAACGGCGAGCATCTGTTGGCGATCATCAACGACATCCTTGACCTGTCGAAAATCGAAGCAGGCAAGATGACGGTCGAGTCGGTACCGATGCGTCTCGATTCACTCGTTCGCGACGTCATGGATCTGATGCATGTCAAAGCTTCGGCCAAGGGGTTGGCGCTCGACTCAATCATCGAAAACAAGATCCCCATGATTATCCATAGCGACCCGATCCGCCTGAGGCAGATTCTGGTCAACCTGTTGGGTAACGCGATCAAGTTCACCGAGATCGGTCGGGTTCGTCTTCGTGTTTGCTACGTGAAATCCGAGAATAGCCTGCGTCTCTCGGTCGAAGATACTGGCATCGGCATGAGCGAAGATCAGCTCGGAAAGCTGTTCCAAGCATTCGTGCAAGCCGACAACTCGACCGCCAGACGCTTCGGTGGCACTGGCCTTGGACTGCGGATTAGCAAACGCCTGGCCCAGATTCTCGGGGGCGATATCAACGTTACCAGCGAGCCGAACGCCGGCAGTGTCTTTAGTCTCTCCTTATCGATCGAAAAAATTGACGAGAATAACTGGCTGACCCCCGACGAAGCATGTTCGGCAGCTGCCCAGAAGAAAACAGGTCTCGACGAATCGACGAAACTGTCGACCGTCGCATTGAAGGGAATGCGAATCTTGCTGGCCGAAGATGGACCAGACAACGTTCGCCTGATTTCGTTCCATCTTCGTAAGGCTGGTGCGGAAGTTGTCACGGTTGAAAACGGAAAGCTGACCATCGAACAGGTCACCCAAGACGGAACGATCGACGGTCCGTTGGAAGTGCCTGCCCGATTCGATGTCATACTCACGGACATGCAAATGCCCGAAATGGATGGTTATCAATCAACGCAACTACTACGCGATAAGGGATGCACGTTGCCGATTGTTGCTCTGACCGCCCACGCAATGGCCGGAGACCTGCAAAAATGCTTAGACGCAGGTTGCAGCAGCTATACCACTAAGCCGATCGACCGCAAACGCCTGATCGAAGTGCTTCAGCAGTACCATCCTGAAGCGATGTCGGCGACAACGTAA
- the guaA gene encoding glutamine-hydrolyzing GMP synthase codes for MPDTASVSSSGIQDIYSERVLVLDFGSQYAQLIARRVREQHVYCEIVRHDITAERIQELAPKGIILSGGPSSVYEPDAPKCDPGIFDLNIPILGICYGMQLMCERFGGNVRNASAREYGHAHIKIDDGKDLLAGLPDETDVWMSHGDQVEQISGLFRPLASTRTCPVAAMRHVELKQYGIQFHPEVTHTPLGSQILRNFVITICGCEGTWKLGDFARETIAKIREEVGDSRVICGLSGGVDSSVVAALLYRAIGDQLSCILVDNGLLRKDEEAAVISEFSSHFKTDLHVVNAKERFLTKLAGVSDPQEKRRRIGFEFIECFKEEATKIEDAKFLAQGTLYPDVIESGAAQDGPAAVIKLHHNVGGLPEELGFDLIEPLRDLFKDEVRRLGIELGLPEDIVWRHPFPGPGLAVRCLGEVTEDKLAVLREADAIVVNEIKSANLYRQTSQCFAVLLPVQSVGVMGDARTYDNAVCVRCVDTDDFMTATWSDLPYEVLARISTRIINEVKGVNRVCYDISTKPPATIEWE; via the coding sequence ATGCCTGATACCGCCTCCGTCAGTTCCTCTGGGATCCAAGACATCTACTCGGAACGCGTGCTGGTTCTCGACTTCGGTTCGCAGTACGCCCAGTTGATCGCGCGACGCGTGCGAGAACAGCACGTCTACTGTGAAATTGTGCGGCACGATATTACGGCCGAGCGGATCCAAGAGCTGGCCCCCAAGGGAATTATCCTTTCCGGCGGGCCTTCCAGCGTGTACGAGCCGGACGCACCCAAGTGCGACCCAGGCATTTTCGATCTGAACATCCCGATCCTCGGCATCTGCTACGGCATGCAGCTGATGTGTGAACGCTTTGGTGGCAACGTGCGTAACGCCTCGGCCCGCGAATATGGCCACGCTCATATCAAGATAGACGACGGCAAAGACCTACTGGCCGGTCTGCCAGACGAGACCGACGTGTGGATGAGCCACGGCGATCAGGTCGAGCAGATCAGCGGTTTGTTCCGCCCATTGGCTTCTACTCGTACGTGCCCCGTGGCCGCGATGCGTCACGTCGAGCTCAAGCAGTACGGTATTCAATTCCACCCGGAAGTTACGCATACACCGCTGGGTAGCCAGATTCTGCGGAACTTCGTGATCACCATCTGCGGCTGCGAAGGAACTTGGAAACTGGGTGATTTCGCTCGCGAAACGATTGCCAAGATTCGCGAAGAAGTGGGCGATTCCCGTGTGATTTGCGGCTTGTCGGGCGGGGTCGACTCTTCGGTGGTGGCCGCCCTGCTCTACCGAGCCATTGGCGATCAACTGTCGTGTATCCTCGTCGACAACGGGCTGCTGCGGAAAGACGAAGAAGCGGCGGTTATCTCCGAGTTTTCCTCGCACTTCAAAACCGATCTGCATGTGGTCAACGCCAAGGAACGCTTCCTCACGAAGCTGGCCGGTGTGTCTGATCCTCAGGAAAAACGCCGCCGAATCGGCTTCGAATTCATCGAGTGCTTCAAGGAAGAAGCGACCAAGATCGAGGACGCCAAGTTCCTTGCTCAAGGGACGTTGTACCCTGACGTTATCGAAAGTGGTGCGGCACAAGACGGCCCGGCTGCGGTGATCAAGCTGCATCACAACGTAGGCGGGCTGCCCGAGGAATTGGGTTTCGACCTGATCGAACCGCTGCGAGATTTGTTCAAAGACGAAGTTCGCCGGTTGGGTATCGAACTGGGCCTGCCAGAAGATATCGTCTGGCGGCATCCTTTCCCCGGCCCTGGCTTGGCCGTACGCTGTTTAGGAGAGGTAACCGAAGATAAGTTGGCTGTCTTGCGTGAAGCAGACGCCATCGTGGTTAACGAGATCAAGTCAGCGAACCTATATCGGCAGACCTCGCAGTGCTTCGCCGTGTTGCTGCCGGTTCAAAGCGTGGGCGTCATGGGCGATGCCCGAACCTACGATAACGCCGTGTGCGTCCGCTGCGTCGATACTGACGACTTCATGACGGCGACCTGGAGCGACCTCCCCTACGAGGTCCTGGCGCGGATCTCGACGCGAATTATCAACGAGGTCAAAGGGGTGAACCGGGTGTGCTACGACATCAGCACCAAGCCCCCAGCCACTATCGAGTGGGAATAA
- a CDS encoding energy transducer TonB — translation MRRLTTTRFAIHFSAWSHLALVTVLAWQSMALFQPVDFAGQRQAVTVSATFAPPVPLSEPEPVQLVQSEMDAVESTIDVEPDAPLAKESLRIETTRQTAELLVNTVQSTPKVQRAERRQFKRQPNETKPQTKPLPRHSRPVPVAVMASAVPMPVGTTRETPPDFSMNPPPRYPAEAVRNGWQGEVLLRIAIAPDGQVSQVSVAKSSGYEILDQAALRAVRLWKGIPATQAGEPVAVVRLMPVRFLR, via the coding sequence ATGCGACGACTCACGACCACGCGATTTGCGATCCATTTCTCGGCCTGGAGCCATCTTGCTCTAGTGACGGTGCTTGCTTGGCAAAGCATGGCGCTATTTCAGCCGGTCGATTTCGCGGGTCAGCGTCAGGCCGTGACCGTTTCTGCGACGTTCGCTCCTCCGGTTCCTCTTAGTGAACCTGAGCCTGTGCAGCTGGTTCAAAGCGAGATGGATGCCGTCGAGTCGACGATCGATGTCGAGCCAGACGCACCGTTGGCAAAAGAGTCGCTGCGGATCGAGACGACTCGGCAAACGGCCGAATTGCTGGTCAATACGGTGCAGTCCACTCCCAAAGTCCAACGGGCCGAGCGTCGACAGTTTAAGCGGCAGCCAAACGAAACCAAACCTCAAACAAAGCCACTACCTCGGCACTCGCGACCGGTACCGGTTGCGGTGATGGCCTCTGCGGTGCCGATGCCGGTAGGGACTACGCGAGAAACGCCCCCCGACTTCTCGATGAATCCGCCCCCAAGGTACCCTGCCGAGGCGGTTCGCAATGGCTGGCAAGGGGAGGTCTTGTTGCGGATTGCAATTGCCCCCGATGGCCAGGTAAGCCAGGTGAGTGTAGCGAAAAGCAGTGGGTACGAAATTCTCGATCAAGCGGCCCTTCGGGCGGTACGTCTGTGGAAAGGAATTCCAGCCACCCAAGCCGGCGAGCCGGTAGCTGTTGTGAGACTCATGCCGGTTCGGTTTCTACGTTGA
- the proC gene encoding pyrroline-5-carboxylate reductase: MSNDSPRVGFLGAGQMAMAMAHGIVTRGGVPGSHIIAADPFADARTRFEQEIPGAQATDSNQKVIDQSDVAFIAVKPQMMADAAKSLTKVPDTCLLISIAAGVTLKRLVSLFSTQRIIRVMPNTPCLVGLSACAFSANEGIQQADITRTQKLLEATGIAIQVPEKQLDAVTGLSGSGPAFVYMLIEAMTDAGVRQGLPRSVALQLTAQTVKGAAEMVLATGQHPAALKDNVTSPGGTTIAGVHELEKKGFRGAIIDAITAATERSRELGQD, encoded by the coding sequence ATGTCGAATGATTCGCCCCGCGTGGGCTTTTTGGGGGCCGGGCAAATGGCCATGGCCATGGCCCATGGCATTGTCACACGTGGAGGCGTGCCAGGCAGTCACATAATCGCCGCAGATCCCTTCGCAGACGCGAGAACTCGTTTCGAGCAAGAGATTCCTGGAGCCCAGGCCACCGACTCGAATCAAAAGGTGATCGACCAAAGCGATGTTGCCTTCATTGCGGTTAAGCCGCAAATGATGGCCGACGCAGCGAAGTCCTTGACGAAAGTCCCGGACACTTGCCTGCTGATCTCGATTGCCGCCGGGGTGACCCTAAAGCGGCTAGTTTCGCTATTTTCCACGCAGCGAATCATTCGAGTGATGCCCAACACGCCTTGCTTGGTCGGACTTTCCGCTTGCGCTTTTTCCGCAAACGAAGGCATTCAGCAAGCAGACATCACACGGACCCAGAAGCTGTTAGAGGCCACCGGCATCGCGATTCAAGTCCCAGAAAAGCAGTTGGATGCGGTCACGGGCCTTTCGGGCAGTGGCCCGGCTTTCGTCTATATGCTGATTGAAGCAATGACCGATGCAGGCGTCCGACAAGGGCTGCCGCGATCGGTCGCCCTGCAGCTTACAGCCCAAACGGTCAAAGGGGCAGCAGAAATGGTTCTGGCAACCGGGCAGCATCCTGCGGCGCTTAAAGACAACGTGACCAGTCCCGGCGGAACGACTATTGCTGGCGTCCACGAGCTTGAGAAAAAGGGCTTTCGCGGGGCGATTATCGACGCGATTACGGCCGCGACAGAGCGTTCTCGAGAATTAGGGCAGGATTGA
- a CDS encoding GTP-binding protein — protein sequence MSNEPHKIRFVMLGGFLGAGKTTAIGRLAKQYQDQGLKVGVVTNDQAADLVDTNLLRSQGLNVGEVAGACFCCNFNELTSTVETLAVDERPDVVIAEPVGSCTDLVATVVQPLMQLFDAQFDVAPYGVILKPSHGLRILRKEAQAGFSPKAAYIFEKQLEEADFLIINRIDELSAEQVEELSTLLSQFAPDTPILRMSAKSGEGMDGLIEMLDQRGSYGQKILELDYDLYAEGEAELGWLNSSLDATSDEVFVLDDLLLGIVEGLRQRLEAIQAETAHLKTIGLWEGAYGVANLVSSDTPAVLSLPSHCQTKLAHVVVNARVAVDPEALRAQVEEVVESVASQMGVTVAFHQTQSFRPGRPVPTHRFAKPSS from the coding sequence ATGTCGAATGAACCGCATAAAATCCGTTTCGTGATGCTGGGTGGCTTTCTTGGGGCTGGCAAAACAACGGCGATAGGTCGCTTGGCCAAGCAGTATCAAGATCAAGGCCTAAAGGTTGGGGTTGTGACTAACGACCAGGCCGCCGATCTGGTCGATACGAATTTGCTTCGTTCGCAGGGGCTGAACGTGGGGGAAGTCGCCGGGGCTTGCTTTTGTTGTAACTTCAACGAGCTAACCTCGACGGTCGAAACGCTTGCCGTCGACGAACGCCCTGACGTTGTGATTGCCGAGCCGGTCGGCAGTTGCACGGACTTGGTCGCTACGGTCGTTCAGCCGCTGATGCAGCTCTTTGATGCCCAGTTCGATGTGGCACCCTACGGAGTGATCTTGAAGCCTTCGCACGGTTTACGGATCTTGCGGAAGGAAGCCCAAGCTGGCTTCTCGCCCAAAGCGGCTTACATCTTCGAGAAGCAGTTGGAGGAAGCCGATTTCCTGATCATTAATCGCATCGACGAACTGAGTGCCGAGCAAGTCGAAGAACTCTCGACACTGCTTAGCCAGTTCGCACCAGATACACCCATTCTGCGGATGTCAGCCAAGTCAGGCGAAGGGATGGATGGCCTGATCGAAATGCTCGATCAGCGCGGATCCTATGGTCAAAAAATCCTCGAGCTAGATTACGATTTATACGCCGAAGGGGAAGCGGAACTAGGTTGGTTGAACAGCAGTTTGGATGCCACCAGCGACGAGGTATTCGTGCTGGACGATTTGCTGCTGGGGATTGTGGAAGGGCTACGTCAGCGGCTGGAAGCTATCCAAGCAGAGACCGCTCACCTGAAGACAATCGGTCTGTGGGAAGGCGCCTATGGTGTAGCCAACCTGGTCAGTAGCGACACGCCTGCGGTGCTTTCGCTTCCTTCGCACTGCCAGACGAAACTCGCTCATGTGGTCGTCAATGCTCGCGTGGCGGTCGACCCAGAAGCGCTTCGTGCTCAGGTTGAAGAGGTGGTCGAAAGTGTAGCCAGCCAAATGGGGGTGACAGTCGCGTTTCACCAAACCCAAAGCTTCCGCCCCGGTCGCCCTGTGCCGACGCATCGCTTTGCCAAGCCGAGCAGTTAA
- a CDS encoding DUF1559 domain-containing protein, producing MRSMHITLSRRAFTLVELLVVIAIIGVLIALLLPAVQQAREAARRMQCSNHLKQVGLAVHNYHDTYGSFPPGIIVNYDRSATWDVLTSPSAWNWSALILPFIEQQSLHDGLGISQGVYADEAYQDATQLALMQIPISGYRCPSDTTGELNPDLGWSMSRGANDIATMNYVAMAHFKRDGDSSTFANDDTQTGSFIVNRGLKFSDLTDGTSNVLGVGERCNRLGSQHYRAGVWACSAATTHSCDHRYDAMASTALSPNSNHPDNWRLNGNLSSNHPGGVMAMLMDASVRFIPETIEHDPLQDNNIDSVYERLGARNDGQPVGEY from the coding sequence ATGCGATCGATGCACATAACGCTGTCGCGGCGTGCGTTTACGCTAGTCGAACTGCTTGTTGTTATCGCCATTATTGGGGTACTGATTGCCCTGCTGTTGCCGGCCGTGCAACAGGCCCGCGAGGCGGCTCGGCGGATGCAGTGCAGCAATCACTTGAAGCAGGTTGGTCTCGCTGTTCATAACTACCACGACACTTACGGTAGTTTTCCGCCGGGGATTATCGTGAACTACGACCGCTCGGCCACTTGGGATGTCCTTACATCACCGAGCGCCTGGAATTGGTCGGCCTTGATCCTTCCCTTTATCGAACAGCAGTCACTACACGACGGCCTGGGCATTTCGCAGGGCGTGTACGCGGACGAAGCGTATCAAGACGCCACGCAGTTGGCTTTGATGCAAATCCCTATCAGCGGCTACCGCTGCCCCTCGGACACGACGGGAGAATTGAACCCTGATCTTGGCTGGTCGATGTCGCGCGGGGCAAATGATATCGCCACGATGAATTACGTTGCTATGGCGCACTTCAAAAGAGATGGCGACTCCAGCACTTTCGCCAACGACGATACGCAAACCGGTTCGTTCATCGTCAACCGTGGATTGAAGTTCTCGGACTTGACCGACGGCACCAGTAATGTCCTGGGTGTCGGAGAACGCTGCAACCGTTTGGGCAGTCAGCACTATCGTGCAGGCGTGTGGGCGTGTTCAGCGGCGACCACGCACTCTTGCGACCATCGTTACGACGCGATGGCCTCTACGGCCCTTTCGCCAAACTCGAATCATCCTGACAATTGGCGATTAAACGGCAATCTTTCCAGTAATCACCCCGGCGGCGTGATGGCGATGCTGATGGACGCTTCGGTGCGTTTCATTCCCGAGACGATCGAACACGATCCGCTGCAAGACAACAATATCGACTCGGTCTACGAGAGGTTAGGGGCTCGCAACGATGGCCAGCCGGTCGGCGAGTATTAG
- a CDS encoding carboxypeptidase regulatory-like domain-containing protein yields the protein MFSLLIKHPMLLVFLGAAVMTAVGCGGEKYDNLGEVSGTITLDGEPLKHAVITFQPKGGRPAYGKTGEDGKYTMRYTGSQAGATVGMNSVTITNGGEKRDEESGKVWFQKEEVPSKYNSKTTLDYDVQPGQQTHDFKLESK from the coding sequence ATGTTTTCTTTGTTGATCAAGCATCCCATGTTGTTGGTGTTTTTGGGTGCCGCAGTGATGACCGCTGTAGGTTGTGGCGGCGAAAAGTACGACAACCTGGGCGAAGTCAGCGGCACCATCACCCTCGATGGCGAGCCGCTGAAACACGCCGTGATTACTTTCCAGCCAAAAGGTGGAAGGCCTGCCTACGGTAAGACGGGCGAAGATGGCAAGTACACCATGAGGTACACCGGTAGCCAGGCAGGCGCGACCGTCGGCATGAATTCCGTCACCATCACCAACGGTGGCGAAAAGCGGGACGAAGAGTCTGGCAAAGTCTGGTTCCAGAAAGAAGAAGTGCCGTCGAAATACAACTCGAAAACCACGCTGGATTATGACGTCCAACCTGGCCAGCAGACGCATGACTTTAAGCTGGAGAGTAAGTAA
- the ettA gene encoding energy-dependent translational throttle protein EttA, whose protein sequence is MSKKHIYQMERLSKKIGPREILKEVWLAFYPGAKIGVLGRNGAGKSTLLKIMAGIDKEFDGEAHLSDGFTAGYLPQEPHLNPEKNVYENVEEAVAERRGFLTRFNEITGKLGEDLPEEEMNALYEEMATLQDKIEATNSWELDREVEIAMTAMNLPDPESGVTNLSGGEIRRVALCQLLLRKPDLLLLDEPTNHLDAESILWLEHHLAAYHGTIVAVTHDRYFLDNVAGWILELDRGKGIPFEGNYSSWLEQKQKRLAIEEKQSEARQKTLQKELEWIRSSAKAKQSKGKARINAYEKLVDEQYEDQPDEFEIQIPSGKRLGDQVIDVNNVNKGFGEKLLVENLNFRLPPGGIVGIIGPNGAGKTTLFRMLTGQDTPDSGEIVIGDTVELGYVDQSRDALDPDKTVFQEISGGHDTIELGKRTIHARSYVSRFNFKGPDQEKKVGVLSGGERNRVHLATLLRRGSNVLLLDEPTNDLDVDTLRALEEAILNYAGCVVVTSHDRWFLDRIATHILAFEGDGYVHWCEGNFDTYERQRKERMGGNADEPHRFKYKKLKR, encoded by the coding sequence ATGAGCAAGAAACATATCTACCAGATGGAACGGCTGTCCAAGAAAATTGGTCCGCGCGAAATATTAAAGGAAGTCTGGCTAGCATTCTATCCAGGTGCAAAAATTGGCGTTCTCGGCCGAAATGGAGCCGGTAAAAGTACCCTGCTCAAGATCATGGCAGGGATCGACAAGGAATTTGATGGAGAAGCCCATCTTAGCGATGGCTTTACGGCCGGTTATCTACCTCAAGAGCCGCACCTCAATCCTGAAAAGAATGTTTACGAGAACGTCGAAGAAGCCGTCGCCGAGCGCCGCGGGTTTCTGACTCGCTTCAACGAGATCACCGGTAAGCTGGGCGAAGATCTGCCGGAAGAGGAAATGAACGCCCTCTATGAAGAGATGGCGACGCTGCAAGACAAGATCGAAGCGACCAACAGTTGGGAACTCGATCGTGAAGTCGAAATCGCGATGACTGCGATGAACCTGCCGGACCCGGAATCAGGCGTCACCAATTTGTCGGGTGGTGAAATTCGTCGCGTCGCGCTGTGTCAGTTGCTGCTTCGCAAGCCGGACTTGCTTCTGCTGGACGAACCGACGAACCACTTGGACGCCGAATCGATTTTGTGGCTGGAACATCATCTGGCCGCATACCACGGTACGATCGTCGCTGTGACCCATGATCGTTATTTCCTTGATAACGTGGCCGGCTGGATTCTGGAACTCGACCGCGGCAAAGGAATCCCGTTCGAGGGGAACTACTCGTCATGGTTGGAACAGAAGCAAAAGCGTCTGGCCATCGAAGAAAAGCAAAGCGAAGCCCGACAGAAGACGCTGCAGAAAGAGTTGGAGTGGATCCGCTCTTCCGCCAAGGCAAAGCAGTCCAAGGGTAAGGCCCGTATCAACGCCTACGAGAAACTGGTCGACGAGCAGTACGAAGACCAACCGGACGAATTTGAAATCCAAATTCCCTCCGGCAAGCGGTTGGGCGACCAGGTCATCGACGTCAATAACGTCAACAAAGGCTTTGGCGAAAAGCTGTTGGTCGAGAATCTCAACTTCCGCCTGCCACCCGGGGGTATCGTTGGGATCATCGGTCCCAACGGTGCCGGTAAGACCACCCTGTTCCGCATGCTGACCGGTCAAGATACGCCCGATTCAGGCGAAATTGTGATCGGCGATACGGTTGAACTGGGGTACGTCGACCAGTCGCGCGATGCCTTGGATCCGGATAAAACGGTTTTCCAAGAGATCAGCGGCGGTCACGATACGATCGAGTTAGGCAAACGCACGATCCACGCTCGTTCGTATGTCTCTCGTTTCAATTTCAAAGGCCCCGATCAGGAAAAGAAGGTCGGCGTGCTGTCAGGCGGTGAACGAAACCGCGTTCACTTGGCAACCCTGCTGCGGCGCGGCTCGAACGTGCTGCTGTTGGACGAACCGACCAACGATCTCGACGTCGACACGCTGCGTGCTTTGGAAGAAGCCATTTTGAACTACGCCGGGTGCGTGGTGGTTACGAGCCACGATCGCTGGTTTTTGGATCGTATTGCTACCCATATCCTGGCCTTTGAAGGAGATGGCTACGTTCACTGGTGCGAAGGGAACTTCGATACCTACGAACGTCAGCGTAAAGAACGTATGGGCGGCAACGCAGACGAGCCTCATCGTTTCAAATACAAGAAGCTGAAACGCTAA